A window of Syntrophorhabdaceae bacterium contains these coding sequences:
- the rplL gene encoding 50S ribosomal protein L7/L12 codes for MGITKEDVIQFIENMTVLELSEFIKTLEDKFGVQAAMPVMAAAGPGAAAPAQEAAPVEEKTEFNVILTGYEADKKIQVIKVVRAITSLGLKEAKDLVEGVPKTVKEGVSKEEAANIKKQLEEVSGQVKVE; via the coding sequence ATGGGTATCACAAAAGAAGATGTAATACAGTTTATAGAGAATATGACAGTTCTCGAACTATCTGAATTTATAAAGACTCTTGAGGATAAATTTGGTGTTCAGGCTGCAATGCCTGTTATGGCAGCAGCAGGGCCTGGTGCAGCAGCGCCTGCTCAGGAGGCGGCCCCTGTAGAGGAAAAAACAGAATTCAATGTAATACTCACAGGATATGAGGCAGACAAAAAGATCCAGGTAATCAAGGTGGTGAGGGCTATAACAAGTTTAGGGTTAAAAGAGGCGAAGGACCTGGTAGAAGGGGTTCCCAAGACTGTAAAAGAAGGTGTCTCAAAGGAAGAGGCTGCTAACATTAAAAAACAGCTCGAAGAAGTAAGCGGGCAGGTAAAGGTAGAGTAA